In the genome of Lathyrus oleraceus cultivar Zhongwan6 chromosome 4, CAAS_Psat_ZW6_1.0, whole genome shotgun sequence, the window GAAGCGAAACATCGGAGATTGAAAAATTATGCAGACATGAATAATGATGCATCAGCAGAAGTATATAGGTGAACTGCTTGAGAAATTTGAAATGAATAGCTGCAATTCAATTTCAAATTCATCAGAGACAAACTCAAAAATTGATGAGTGCAGTGAGGAAGAAAGAGTTGATCCAACAGTGTTCAGACAAATGGTTGGTTCATTGAGGTATTTGTGCAACAGTAGGCCATACATTTGCTACTCAGTCAGTGTGATTAGAAAATTCATGCATGATCCAAGGAAAACTCACTTGATAGTTGCTAAAAGGATACTTGGGTATGTAAAAGGCAGAAAGGAGTATGGGTTGCTATTCCCAAATAGAAGTAAAGGTGACAGAAGTGAACTCATTGGATACTTAGATAGTGATTGGTGTGGAGACATCACAGACAAGAGAAACACATCTGGCTATGTATTCAAGTTCAATGAAGCAGCTATATCATTGTGTACAAAGAAGCAACTAGTGACTGCTCTTTCATCCTGTGAGGCTGAATATATTGCAGGAACATTTGCAACCTGTC includes:
- the LOC127135965 gene encoding secreted RxLR effector protein 161-like; the protein is MHQQKYIGELLEKFEMNSCNSISNSSETNSKIDECSEEERVDPTVFRQMVGSLRYLCNSRPYICYSVSVIRKFMHDPRKTHLIVAKRILGYVKGRKEYGLLFPNRSKGDRSELIGYLDSDWCGDITDKRNTSGYVFKFNEAAISLCTKKQLVTALSSCEAEYIAGTFATCQAMWLDSMMKELRCEVMKPLILRIDN